The Dioscorea cayenensis subsp. rotundata cultivar TDr96_F1 chromosome 18, TDr96_F1_v2_PseudoChromosome.rev07_lg8_w22 25.fasta, whole genome shotgun sequence genome includes the window TTCTCTAAACATGGTTTTATCTTctagtttttatctttttgttcttGGTTTGTTTGTTTCAGTTTCTTTGATTGTTCTTTTATTGTTCTGTTCTAGTCTCTTTGGTCTGGCTTGTAATATTTGAACCTTGTAaacctttattttgtttaataaaatcagctctctgagctctttcccccaaaaaaaaaaaaaaacaatatatctatGTGTGCCAAAACCTCGTTTGTGGAAGTActtaaaatcatcatcatctaatggttattattaatttatataagaaaTATGCAGagttattgttatattatatatatatatatatatgttcaataCGATTTAACACTAATCTAATGCCTACTGTgacatttataaaaatgcactctctttatatatatatatatatatatataattaaactaattaTGCTTTCTTAGCTTATGTTGCATgtggttaattaattatataattttcttttctacttCATTTGAAGATATTATAGCTTTTTATTGGGAAGAAAGTACATAAATATTAGTACTTAAAACtttttggatgttgatgatgttgagCTTAGAAAATGTTAGTTGCATACAATCTTAGATATGTAAGgagattttgttttcttgatttataATAATCCACCGTAATACAAATGTTTATAAGTGTCCTGTGTGAATTGAAGTCCTTTAGCAGGTGATCATCtgcattgtgtgtgtgtgcatagTTTGAAGTGGTTGGGTCACCTACATTTTGTTGTGACTTTGATTGCTAGTTgcacatcatttctataaacaataagaaaattgaagtaacaaaataaaagagaaatatgTGAAATTTCAAGATATCATAATTAACATGAAATGAATTGTATTAGTGGccactcaaatattaaaaatatatatttaagtgctatctttacatatatatttccaACTTCCATTACAGTTTCTTCCCTCAACTCTCAACAAATTAAATTGCTTCTTCACTCATTCATTTATATGATCAATAATTCatagagaaaaaagaaacataaagaagtagaagagatggacatggatgatgatgataagcTTAGTTTATCAATGAAGACGGTGGCCGCAACGGTGGCGGTGTTGATTGCCGCCGTGCTTTCATATTTTCAGAAGCTTGGAATGGAGAAGGAGATGGTGTATGCCTCAGTTAGAGCCATAATTCAGCTCTCTATCGTTGGCTTTGTTCTCGAATTCATCTTCACTCGAAGAAATGTGCTTTGGATACTCCTCGCCTATTTATTTATGGtaacatattattttaaagTCTTACTTATAAACACATGATCATTAATTTGGATATTCACCTGAGTAGCAGATTGTTTTAGCAGGTCACACAGCAGGCAAAAGAGCAAAACATATCCCGAATGGAAGTTATATAGCCGGAATATCGATTCTCATAGGAACAAGTATCACACTCTTTGTGCTTGTCATGCTTGATGTCTTCCCTTTCACTTCAAGGTACATCATCCCCATTGCCGGTATGATGGTAGGCAACGCCATGACAGTCACCGGAGTCACAATGAAAAAACTCCGTGAAGATCTCAAACAACAAAAGGACCTGGTATAGTATGATACTctaactaaaataaattttccttTCGGAACATTAATgtatattgtttgtattttcaattattgttgttttaatgAAGATAGAGACGGCACTGTCTCTCGGCGCGACACCGAGGCAAGCGATAC containing:
- the LOC120282502 gene encoding UPF0014 membrane protein STAR2-like — protein: MDMDDDDKLSLSMKTVAATVAVLIAAVLSYFQKLGMEKEMVYASVRAIIQLSIVGFVLEFIFTRRNVLWILLAYLFMIVLAGHTAGKRAKHIPNGSYIAGISILIGTSITLFVLVMLDVFPFTSRYIIPIAGMMVGNAMTVTGVTMKKLREDLKQQKDLIETALSLGATPRQAILQPVKRSVSIALSPVMDSAKTVGLITLPGAMSGMIVGGASPLQAIQMQIVVTNMLIGASTLSSIICAYLCWPAFINSNIQLEYTVFAADD